The window TCTAGACCTCTAACATATCTGATCTGTAGATTTGGAAATTTGCTAGGTCTATCACTCTTAATGAATGCTTGAATTTGAGCATATGTACCAAATTTACATGTGCAGACTTCAAGAACAGCTTTTGCATACTTCTTCTCTTCTTTTACGGTCTCATCTTGATGACAACATTCACGGCAGTGGTTTTTTATAACATCTAAATCAAAATTCGGAAGCTGCTCACAGGAAGAACATAATAGATTTGCTTTGTTAAAGCCTAAAGCCCAACAATCTTCTACAGTGAAATCACTTTtcacaatatcaaaataaaatagtgAGATGAACccacaaattattaatttcattttgggCAGTGGATTCTTATCAGATATTGAGAactgaattttcagaatttgagATCCATATCTCTAAGGTTATGTTTCCTAAACATAAATGTCATTTCTTTACAACCTTACCGTCAACTTATTACCCAAACCCAATGCTACCAACAACAGATTACGGATAATTTTTTAGATatttgaactttgaaattacACATAATTGAAGTATTACTTTGTTAATGATAAAGTGTATCAAACAAATCAgggataaataataataataaatttcactAAGTGTTAATCCTAAGAAAGTATCAATTTGGATGATTACTTTTCAGATATAGTGAATATGTTTCTCAAAAAtgattataatttataatcaaGTTAAAATGAATCCTTTTTGGAAGCTAATCTGAATATTTCTATTCATTAACAAATCCCTCCCAACCTTAGCTGaggaaaacaaataataaaattagtgcttttcaattcatttaataaattataatttgtcATCTCCTCCTTGCTGCTTCTTCCTCaaactttttcttcaaaatttctatttggaGTTGT is drawn from Harmonia axyridis chromosome 7, icHarAxyr1.1, whole genome shotgun sequence and contains these coding sequences:
- the LOC123685139 gene encoding selenoprotein F, with translation MKLIICGFISLFYFDIVKSDFTVEDCWALGFNKANLLCSSCEQLPNFDLDVIKNHCRECCHQDETVKEEKKYAKAVLEVCTCKFGTYAQIQAFIKSDRPSKFPNLQIRYVRGLDPIIKLYDKDGHLQETVAIEKWNTDSVEEFLNTHLLKPEELDNDYLRTNMI